The sequence AAggatttttaacgttttaagatgtataacgcgagattgcaaggtggaagaattcgttcgaataaaaatttatttatattttcttcgagcTCCAAGTATTTTTTGCGTTAGAAACAATTTTAGCGAACAAAAGggatttttaacgttttaagatgtataacgcgagattgcaaggtgaaagaattcgttcgaataaaaatttatttatattttcttcgagcTCCAAGTATTTTTTGCGTTAGAAACAATTTTAGCGAACAAAAAggatttttaacgttttaagatGTATAAGGCGAGATTGCAAGGTGGAAgaattcgttcgaataaaaatttatttttatttatatttaatttatattttcttcgagcTCCAAGTATTTTTTGCGTTAGAAACAATTTTAGCGAACAAAAGggatttttaacgttttaagatgtataacgcgagattgcaaggtggaagaattcgttcgaataaaaatttatttatattttcttcgagctccaagtatttcttttttgcgttagaaaaatacaattggGTCGAGAATGGTCGAAAGAAGGCAAAAGCGTTAAATCAGGTTTGTGAAACGATTCGTTTTCAATTAATCGACAATGATGAATCAAACTCCCGCATAAGGAAACGTTCTACAAGACAGTTTCGTATGTGGACGTGGTTTTTGGTAGGACTACCTGTAACTGGTTCCCACGAAACTGGCCTTGATCGTTTCGCAAAAAGATTCCAATCGTCTATCATGGTTATTTATATCACGGTAAGTTTGCTATAGGATCTTTATAGTTATAGTATGATCTAGCATAGCAGATAGATAGATATGCCATTTTATCGTGAACGGCAACAGGAAACACTATCGAAGCGTACAGTTATAAaatcagaaagaaaaaaaggcttCAAATAACGAGGTTCATTAACTGTGTCCTTGGGAACACTCCTCGGAAGTAGCAGAAATATAATGGTtgtgttatttattataatatattcgatAATCGATAAATCTGTCGATAAAATTGTCGAAATTTGTCGGAGGAAACGATCGATAGGCTTCTAACAAGAACAATCTTTCTCAAATGTTCCACCTTATTAGATAATAACCTGTTTTAGCAATTAGAATTCATAACACGATGGAATAAATCGAATTGctaaaaacgatatacacacatatatctatgataaataaaaagtaataagaaAAATTCCACAACTTGGTGACTTGATTAAATACAGTTTTATGATATACCTAATTACACATATATTCacgaaatatttcgttaaaGAAATCTCAGTTGTATAGTTGCTTGAATTTCTTGTAGAAAGATAAACACAAACAAGAGCTATTTTTACTACGATTACTTCAGTTTAATCGTTCCTAATAACTTGAGTAAACCACTGCCACACGTATTCGAACTTTGTTGCAATTACGCTTACACAATTAGAGCTTTAGAGATATTAAAATGAAcaatatatgcaaaaatatgtaacataTCCGAAATATACGCTATTGgttgttaaaatatttcgaatatttagtAAGCGCGTATTTACTTAGATTCCATTCCTCAGATTTGCGTAAACATTCGCAATGTATTCACAGCATTCTAGCTCATTCCACCGTAATAATTACCGCGTGGTATTCGAAAAGGATCGAAGATTTATATCGAACGAACAATAGACATCGACGACCTACCGAATTCGCAATTCTATTTCTGGAAATAATGAATTACTCGAGTTGATTGCAAGTTAGTTATAACACTATAATACTATAGCACTCAGTTGGTCGGCCGAGGTTTGATACAACCAATGAAGATCATTATTCGTGAAAAGACGTGATCGAAACGCGCAATTGTTCGTCGATCTGAACAGATACCTTATCTTTTGACGAGTATACGCGTCAAACACAAACTTCATTTCGGTGCTTCTGACGTGTATACTCGTGGTCGCTTGTATTTATTTACGCACTCCATCACCTAATCCCATGACAGATTTCTAAAACTAAATCCCGCATTAATTGGCCAAGGTCGTATCGATCTCTCAACGACGCGTCTCCTTATAACAAACTGATATCCAACCTCCCTTCCCGACGTTCTGTGACACACACGTTCACTCGTCAATGGCAATTAATTAACGAAGGATACAGAGTTTGTTAAGGACGATTTATTATTTGAGATATAGATCATCCATCATCAAGTACACGCGCGAACGCGATACAAAAGTCACGCCGCGTAAAAAGCAGATACAATAGCTTCCGCATGATCGCgtaatttaaatgaattatcAGTTAGATGTTCAATTATGCAACGCGATTTAATACAAAGATATGTTTAACGTAGAAGTTTCATTGGCTCTGGTTTATTTGCATGCGATATTACAATAGTTGTTTTATTTGCAACTTTATCGCAGGTGGAGTTATTGGTTGTATAACCAGGAGGTGTGTCAGACGATTTATTCTTGAATATTGATAAGATTGATTCGAGTAAACGATTATAACGAAGGCTGGTAGCAACCGCTAGAGAACAGAAACAGAGGAAAACCACTGGAAATATCCGATCGGGTGATTAAGAACGAAACAaacaagagaagaaaagaggaagaagaaatcgCGCATCAGAAAAATCAAAacgatttgtttcatttttcttcgattcCTATCGGGCGGGTTTAATTAGTTGAATTGAGCATTGTTAACGTTCGGCGGCTGAACAATTTTACCGTGCGAAAAGGAATTCGTTTTTCGATCGTCCGTTGTCTCTCATTATCTGATCGTGTCAATGCACGCCGTGAATAGAAATACGAGTTGGCTGCCGGTTGATCAAGATAGCGAATGgatttataaaagcattaaattTCTAGTCCCTAAGCCAGTGGCAATGTAAGAAAACGAGGATGCCACAAATTGAAAAGGAGAATGCTATTATCGCGAAGAAAAACGCTCGCAGTTACCCAACGGTGGGAATACCTGCAATATGTTCTCGTCTCGATTAATTAAGCTGCGTGTCTCTGGATGATTCAATGAGGAAACGACGACAAAGGATACGCGGTGTGTTTCATTGCGTAATCGTCGACTGTTCTGATCGTATACTTTTGACGTGAACTGACCACCGTGATGGACATACACATACTTATATCGAAATTCTGGTCAAAAGTCGATCTTAAGAATTCAGCGTTGACGGAAAAGATTTCCAAAATAAATGCCAAAAATTGCCTTTAAAGAATTGCGATAATAATGTTCCAATGACAATTAACGGTATTCGTTGAAGACTATTCTTAAAATAGGCATGTTTTGCTATAATAAAATTGCTCCATCTATTTTGCAAGATCAAACGAAACAAGTTACTTCTTATACTACTATCGTCTGcttttagtaaatattttttgatCATCAAATTTTCAAGCATTCATTTATTCCCGCTTAAATGATTCACGTAGGAAGAATAGAATCCTGTACTGTGCAGGAATCGTGACTTTCATTGAAACGAGTGTCTCCTTCCGAACATGATTAATCGAAGATTATCGCAAATTGCTTTACATAACGCTTCGCTTGGGTTCACGATAAAGCAAATCGAAACAAAAAGGGCGATTCTCGTTTGAATTGCGAAGAAGCAACATGTAGCTGGTAATCAGTGTCAGCACATAGGAGAGAAGAATGACGAACGTTTATAGAATTGATCGAAACGAATGATATGCTAATCAATTCTTGATACTACGAAGTATATTGGTAATTTCAAGTAatgcattttattattatctagTTGTAAATGTTACAAGATCATgtataattagaacgttatatttcgGAGGAGATGTAAAAGGTTTTTTAACCAAGaaacttaattaatttacaatcgCTAATTTACCATGAAAAACAATTGTAATAACGATCGCATcgatatgtacaatatatataacgcatacgacttagacatatatatataattaatttatatcaataattaacGACGACAAACGATCGCCAAGaattaaataacataaatataatataatatgtataaataacataaatataaatataagagaTAGAAGATAACGATTCATTaccattattatttatataacgaATTATTATTTGCATTAAGAATCCTAGCTGAGATTCTTGTTTccaaaacgaggaaagaaattattttgttaaataatttatgttatttatattattccgTTATCACAGAATATTATACTCGACGTTCTTCTCGATACGCGTTGTCTTCCATCGTATACCGATTCATTACCTGTAAGTTTCTTTCCAACATTAGGAAGCTCCACGTACATGGTTTCGTTCCTAGAATTAGTCCCTGTTTTCCAGTAATCAGAGACTCGTATAGAAGGTATAGAATTTTTCTGCGCTTGCTGCGATGAGAATAATTTAGCAGACAAATTTTCGAACATTCCTGGCAAACTGGCAAATATTCTCAGAAGTGGGAATTCGCAAAACGAAGTGTCTTTTTTACGAGGCATTCCGTTATTCTTTTCTTCCCGATAGAATTTAAGAGTAATAATCAAAGCCTCTGTGGTTGTTCGAACAGACGTTGACATACTTCTACTTTCGAATATATCTGACAATTGGGTTTGATTCATCGTTATATCATTGATGGCCAGATTGCAAATTGATTTTTCGTTCAATGGATGGTCGTTCTGGAATTTCTTCGAAATCCCATCGTACTCTTCCATTTTATTACCATTTTTCGCCATGGCTTCGTCATCCGTCGGTCTCAAGTTCGAACCGCTGACACTGATCCTCGTTGAGGTGAATACGCTGGCAGGTCGATTCTTGCGCAGCGTCATCGAGTGTTGAATTGGCGATAAATTATTGGAAGTTCGTGTAGGGATATCTAGCTTTTGATTTCTAAACTTCTGGCGATTCCTATTGGTTTTTAAATCCTTGCCTCTTAATTGTTCCAATCTGGAAATTGTTTGCACGAAATTTCTACGATAATTgaatgataaaaatatcgaCATATCGGATTCGTCGAAAAATTCCTAGCGAAATTTccgaaaaatctgaaaatactCTATCATagtaatcaatattttttacaatgcctttcttataatactgtttactgtttatcgtataactttataatcgctgcttgaaaaaaaaaaacgcattTTTTAGCAATGGATTTCTTGAAATAGTTTCGCAGGTTTCTGGAATATTCAATTCGTAAAGATATTTTGtaaagattatttatttttcatgtaaATGCAAAATCTTTAAAAGTAATACTGCTTTTATCGACAAATGCCAGATCGTTCTCTTTAATCAATGCGTTTGGTCTGAAAGTAATATTATCGAGCGGTATTTTacaaaagaatgtaataaataattctcttcAAATCTTACTAAATTCATAACGCTGAAAGCTATGTACATGTACACAATGTTCTTTTAACATGTAACATCTACGCGATAATTAAATACACGATATAGATATAGTAGAATAAATCTAccagaattatttataaaactatTAGAAACACTACGAACTTTCCGACAACCCGATAGATTCTTTGATTTATAAGTAGAATATCTGATGACATTCGGttggaaagaaaataagaattacGACAAATACTGAAATGTGCGCGTGCCAACCTCGAGCAAATTTCCGCCTTCCATTTTAACTTCTTGGTTCTTTTATCGGTTAAATAACTGCATCTGGATGAATGTTGCGAAGAATTAGCGTAATCGTCTCGGAGAGATTCGACAGTGTCGTCCGCAATATTCATAGGACGTGCTTCTATCTGAGCTTGGATTATTGTATTTCTACAGGCCTCCGAGGAAGAATTTGCGATATTATCTAGTTGATTTTTCAGCGCAGGTGCCCAAATCGCTGTTCTGGAACATTTTGTCACACTCGATAATTCTCAATTTGCGTTCCACCTAATGGAATTTCATTTAGTATCGGAACTAGTGACATTTCTTATCTTTGTGATCGTTAACGATTCGTTTTTCTGCAAAGAACAAACAGTTCCAGACTCTTCCTTTGCCAAatgccttttttttattttttataaaattaatatcgtcCTTTAAtcagataaaaaaaataattacgtaTAAAGTATTGATATTCGCTGTATCATTTCAGTTATAATAATTTCCCTATAGTATAATgtatttagatatatatattcGATAGTTCATAGTTGGTAATGGCATTATAGAGGATTAAGGAAGAAGTTTAATTACAATACagtgttgttatttctgtattcagaggtaggattataatagctattattttattgtttggaCAGATCTATCgaacctttattgcactttaGGGATAAAACAAAGACTAGggataaaaaacaaaagaacatcttaaatctatcgattataTCTAGAACTATTTTCTAGTTACCATTTATTGTAATTAGCGCATCTGCGGATATGGATGGCGAGCACGTGCTCacattgtcattttcaacatacAGTTAATCGTAAAATTTAAAACGAGTAAAGATCAATTTTAGTTATTCCTTGGAAATACGAATACGACGTAATTTTGAACGGAAAGAAAACAACGTGTAAAAAGataaatagttttttttttaaataaagtgaTTATTACGTCTAACAGATTGCCAATTCATCTGACaagttaattcgtctttctcggTTAACAGGTTAATTCATTGCTAAAGATGTTTAGCTCGTCAATTAAAAATCACCGATACTATCATTATCCGGATGTAAGTgtttctaaattaataaataaacacgTTTATTACCTGAGTCCATTGTGAGGTAACTTTGCAGAAACAGTCCGCGTTTCTTCCGAGAAAACCGGTTTTGCCTTCTGCacaagttttatttttttagttttgtCCAAACTTGTAGAACTCTCTTTTCTATCTGGCACATTGGAAGGGATTTTATCCGAGCAACAGTTTCGTTCTGGATATGGTACCTTAATGCGAACTATGGTCGATTCATTGTCTTCGGTAAGTCCGCTCCCATCTAAAAAAAATTTTGCCACGGTTTTATATCCTtcgaattaatgaaatttttaattgtaaaaatacacGTAAAACAGAAAACAGAGAATAACACAGAAAAACAGAATACACGTAATAtgcgtaaaatattcaaactctcgtttctttcaatcgtttcatctttttcatttgccACCTTCGTCGCATCTCttcaatttgcataaatatccacattCTGATGATCAATTATGCGTGATTAATCGTTTCAACGACGtgctttatttttcaataatataaaCAAAAGATCGTATCACGACCAAGTTCACTgccaaaaatatctttttcgagCAATCgatcaatttcatttttcgaaCAATAAATAGATTATGCTAATAGATGGTATCAGTAACTTTAACGAAGCTCGATATCGTGTTCCATTTAATCTGCTTGTCTTGTTGCTGTTGTTAATCTCGTAATTAAATGTTCACAGATATAACTTTTTGTGTTGCGATTAAAacttacgattaattaacgaTGTCGTTTGCCAATAATTGATATGACGAgtatgaaaaatttgaattcaatTATCGATAATGAATATTGAAGGGATTAGTAACACACACTCACCGTCGTGTTGACACAACTTTTTACAGTAACAATACTGTCcgatataataatttacaatcttAAGTATAGAAGATAGCAACACACCCAGATACAGCAACATTTTATTCTTGCGTTTAACGTCTATATCACCGACAAGCTAGTGTACGTTAAGTTATGGATTATTCGATATCGTCCAACAAATAACCATATaacgaagaaataagaaaagtCAATGTcaaatcgataaatattatgGAATACCTGTATTCGTCGATTGATCGTATGATTACCTTCATCGTTAACGGCGTTCGTTATACATCGACTAAAACTTCgttcaatttcaattaaaaagtggAAAATCGCGATCGAtgattgatatttttatctaatgaTAATATCAactatttatcatttattatttctcaatgtttttttttattattaacaactGACGATTAATAATCGATATTTGTAATGGAAAATCTTTTAATTGGAAAACTTTCGAGAATTAATCGACTGATGCTCAACTACGCGTACTTAATTACGTACGCCTGCAACTATATTGTCAATCATAACTGATTCCATAATGTAGATTCATTAATCGAAGAAAACATAAACATAGACAAGTTTGCATACTATTTAACGAAGTACAGACATTCTGATTGCGTAAAAATCGGTATGCGTTATTCTTAATCTCGTGCAATGTAGCAGCATGAGAAATTCTCGGTGCATCGTAATGAACGTTCGAATGATCGTTAACGACAAGAAATCAGTTACTAATTACAATAATCGACGTTGTTACGCAATCGACAATCACTGATACTTCAACTGGGAAACATTTCTGGAATTTAAAGTTGCAAGAAGTCACGCGATTTTTTCTCACAACTTCGTCCCGATCAACGTTACACAAGGATGCTGAATCGTGCAAATGATGTCTGATACACGATTCCAACTAACATAAAACGGAACGTAATTTAAGGTTTATTCGATTCGTTAAAGTTTCGCATAACCAGGGTGATAAAAGTGATAGATGAACCGCGTAGCTCgtttattttatgattatttatataCGTATCTTAAGATGGAAATAACTTAAACGCTACTTGTGTACCATAAACTTCGTCACGAAGATTG comes from Bombus terrestris chromosome 7, iyBomTerr1.2, whole genome shotgun sequence and encodes:
- the LOC100646863 gene encoding uncharacterized protein LOC100646863 isoform X1, giving the protein MLLYLGVLLSSILKIVNYYIGQYCYCKKLCQHDDGSGLTEDNESTIVRIKVPYPERNCCSDKIPSNVPDRKESSTSLDKTKKIKLVQKAKPVFSEETRTVSAKLPHNGLRTAIWAPALKNQLDNIANSSSEACRNTIIQAQIEARPMNIADDTVESLRDDYANSSQHSSRCSYLTDKRTKKLKWKAEICSRLEQLRGKDLKTNRNRQKFRNQKLDIPTRTSNNLSPIQHSMTLRKNRPASVFTSTRISVSGSNLRPTDDEAMAKNGNKMEEYDGISKKFQNDHPLNEKSICNLAINDITMNQTQLSDIFESRSMSTSVRTTTEALIITLKFYREEKNNGMPRKKDTSFCEFPLLRIFASLPGMFENLSAKLFSSQQAQKNSIPSIRVSDYWKTGTNSRNETMYVELPNVGKKLTGNESVYDGRQRVSRRTSSIIFCDNGII
- the LOC100646863 gene encoding uncharacterized protein LOC100646863 isoform X2, producing MLLYLDGSGLTEDNESTIVRIKVPYPERNCCSDKIPSNVPDRKESSTSLDKTKKIKLVQKAKPVFSEETRTVSAKLPHNGLRTAIWAPALKNQLDNIANSSSEACRNTIIQAQIEARPMNIADDTVESLRDDYANSSQHSSRCSYLTDKRTKKLKWKAEICSRLEQLRGKDLKTNRNRQKFRNQKLDIPTRTSNNLSPIQHSMTLRKNRPASVFTSTRISVSGSNLRPTDDEAMAKNGNKMEEYDGISKKFQNDHPLNEKSICNLAINDITMNQTQLSDIFESRSMSTSVRTTTEALIITLKFYREEKNNGMPRKKDTSFCEFPLLRIFASLPGMFENLSAKLFSSQQAQKNSIPSIRVSDYWKTGTNSRNETMYVELPNVGKKLTGNESVYDGRQRVSRRTSSIIFCDNGII